In Deinococcus proteolyticus MRP, a single genomic region encodes these proteins:
- a CDS encoding orotate phosphoribosyltransferase, with the protein MNVLSFLQAQGCFREGHTAFKNGLHSGGWLEKGEIVRRPYLLQQLARQQAQQIAQHWPETTLIVGAPACGAVLASFVGLELGLPVAFTVTGQDIGWHRMHCPQAGQRAVYVDDLICTGRDARRVLAFLRREKHVALGVSAWLSRTPLAGETLLTLTSAPFENYPADHCPLCQQGQPLVFEEVRE; encoded by the coding sequence ATGAATGTCCTGTCTTTTCTGCAGGCGCAAGGGTGTTTCCGTGAGGGACACACCGCCTTCAAGAACGGCCTGCATTCAGGGGGTTGGTTGGAAAAAGGCGAAATTGTCCGCAGGCCTTACCTGCTTCAACAGTTGGCACGGCAGCAGGCACAGCAGATTGCTCAACACTGGCCCGAGACCACCTTGATTGTTGGCGCGCCCGCTTGCGGGGCAGTGCTGGCCTCGTTTGTGGGGTTAGAACTGGGACTTCCAGTCGCTTTTACGGTCACTGGTCAGGACATAGGCTGGCACCGAATGCACTGCCCTCAAGCCGGTCAACGCGCCGTCTATGTAGACGACCTGATTTGCACTGGCCGCGATGCGCGGCGCGTGCTGGCCTTTTTGCGTCGTGAGAAGCATGTCGCCTTAGGGGTGAGCGCCTGGCTTAGCCGCACACCGCTGGCAGGCGAAACCCTGCTCACACTCACCAGCGCTCCGTTTGAAAACTACCCGGCAGACCACTGCCCACTGTGCCAGCAGGGTCAGCCGCTGGTCTTTGAAGAAGTGCGGGAGTAG